A window of Corallococcus macrosporus DSM 14697 contains these coding sequences:
- a CDS encoding HEAT repeat domain-containing protein, protein MKSLVVLLAVLTAGALWRAGQGTRVPEVPPAVTGPVTPHLDEDAPTPDPEEVLPGVKGRERVLVVGHRLRYTFDLDTRTHTEPSAGARESLHTGWSGLLELTYLGQEGDQHLFSAQLVPTRMDVEAGETPLTGDAALQVLQAMFERPLYVGQDVRGRVMAVHFDAAQDATARRLVRRLLAATQFVAEDGSRWSTEESDTRGDFESVYRAGGSANTYVKTKRRYLRATSPLLPRLQGHLDFALFTDGHVRDVTGSDVVERGGGSGLPRIREETRVAMINVGVDYRLSSLRPFHATRATLRAERLTASEAPAGGTGVSLEARDGLPRTERHTASEAPAGGTGVSLEARDGLPRTERLTASEAVPGGEGASLATRDRELVNGAKLDDLLPTLAKRERRDAARLTALFRVNLAEVDRAVTLLRQGASEEVHSEQILEALASAGTPEAQRALVSVLEGERIHPKTRAQAARAAGRMDRPSLLLGDALERVLEEATGDAGVRREAALSVGALSKALEVPEPGRSKALVEGLVRRCRAGSLETVVCLDALARAGALAGLDYVKSALVHPEAEVRGAATGALRSIPGAAVDALLDQVMLDDPSARVRALAVKAISQRVAGAHMEALARALRAERSERVRIEVVRLLGHLRTVEPPTMALLRDVAANDGSAKVRALAAALLGE, encoded by the coding sequence GTGAAGAGCCTGGTCGTGCTGCTCGCCGTGCTGACGGCAGGTGCGCTGTGGCGTGCGGGCCAGGGGACGCGGGTTCCGGAGGTGCCGCCGGCTGTCACGGGCCCCGTCACGCCGCACCTGGATGAGGACGCACCCACACCGGACCCCGAGGAAGTCCTCCCCGGCGTGAAGGGGCGGGAGCGGGTGCTCGTCGTGGGGCACCGGCTCCGCTACACGTTCGACCTGGACACCCGGACCCACACGGAGCCTTCAGCGGGCGCGCGGGAGTCCCTGCACACGGGCTGGAGCGGCCTGCTCGAGCTCACCTACCTGGGCCAGGAGGGCGACCAGCACCTGTTCTCCGCCCAGCTCGTGCCCACGCGGATGGACGTGGAGGCCGGTGAGACGCCGCTGACGGGTGACGCTGCGCTGCAGGTGCTCCAGGCCATGTTCGAGCGGCCGCTGTACGTGGGTCAGGACGTCCGGGGGAGGGTGATGGCCGTGCACTTCGATGCGGCGCAGGACGCGACGGCGCGGAGGCTCGTGCGGCGGCTGCTCGCGGCGACGCAGTTCGTGGCGGAGGACGGCTCGCGCTGGAGCACCGAGGAGTCGGACACGCGGGGTGACTTCGAGTCCGTGTACCGCGCGGGCGGCAGCGCCAACACCTACGTGAAGACGAAGCGGCGGTACCTGCGCGCCACCTCGCCGCTGCTGCCACGGCTGCAAGGCCACCTGGACTTCGCCCTCTTCACGGATGGGCATGTGAGGGACGTGACGGGCTCGGACGTGGTGGAGCGGGGTGGGGGGAGCGGACTGCCGCGCATCCGAGAGGAGACGCGGGTCGCGATGATCAACGTGGGCGTGGACTACCGGCTCTCGTCGCTGCGGCCCTTCCACGCCACGCGGGCGACGCTGCGGGCGGAGCGGCTCACGGCCTCGGAGGCGCCGGCTGGAGGGACGGGCGTTTCGCTGGAGGCGCGGGATGGCCTGCCGCGGACGGAACGGCATACGGCCTCGGAGGCGCCGGCTGGAGGGACGGGCGTTTCGCTGGAGGCGCGGGATGGCCTGCCGCGGACGGAACGGCTCACGGCCTCGGAGGCAGTGCCTGGAGGGGAGGGGGCTTCGCTGGCGACACGAGACAGGGAGCTCGTGAACGGGGCGAAGCTGGATGACCTGCTACCGACGCTGGCGAAGCGCGAGCGCCGGGACGCGGCACGACTGACGGCCCTGTTCCGCGTGAATCTGGCGGAGGTGGACCGGGCCGTGACGCTGCTGCGTCAGGGCGCCTCGGAGGAGGTGCACTCCGAGCAGATACTGGAGGCGCTGGCCAGCGCGGGGACGCCTGAGGCCCAGCGGGCGCTGGTATCCGTGCTGGAGGGGGAGCGGATCCACCCGAAGACGCGGGCCCAGGCCGCACGGGCGGCGGGGCGGATGGATCGGCCTTCACTGCTGCTGGGCGATGCGCTGGAGCGTGTGCTGGAGGAGGCGACGGGTGACGCAGGTGTGAGGCGCGAGGCGGCGCTGTCGGTGGGGGCGCTGTCGAAGGCCCTGGAGGTCCCGGAGCCGGGCCGGAGCAAGGCGCTGGTGGAGGGCCTCGTGAGACGCTGCCGCGCGGGCTCGTTGGAGACCGTGGTCTGCCTGGATGCCCTGGCCCGAGCAGGCGCTCTGGCGGGGCTCGATTACGTGAAGTCGGCGCTCGTCCACCCGGAAGCGGAAGTGCGTGGCGCGGCGACGGGGGCGCTTCGCTCCATCCCTGGCGCGGCGGTGGATGCCTTGCTGGACCAGGTGATGCTCGACGACCCGAGCGCGAGGGTGCGTGCGCTCGCGGTGAAGGCGATTTCCCAGCGGGTGGCCGGCGCCCACATGGAAGCGTTGGCCCGGGCACTGCGCGCGGAGCGGAGTGAGCGTGTCCGCATCGAAGTGGTGCGGCTGCTGGGCCACCTGCGGACCGTGGAGCCTCCCACCATGGCCTTGCTTCGCGACGTCGCCGCCAACGATGGGTCCGCGAAGGTGCGCGCGCTGGCGGCGGCGCTGCTCGGTGAGTAG
- a CDS encoding MXAN_5453 family MXYO-CTERM-anchored protein: MSLAGRKWSARACQVRGKTLALGVLALAAPAWAAMPEYTLELQARTNLRGNASGAYNLAPGNLLAGSLQIPLTDDGQLAFRLAITPEGREAVWWGREGTGQRIYMLPDLGEDARLSDPGLSSSGTLTFAVTGASAANQNGIYQLNVASPDTVRIDRVPIGASNWSSLQLNEADRTGFRASYGGGGQSYVVSVQSSATLLASDEVADSTSPYSFLYSPRLNDGEQMAGVVDLASASSEFFQELRIFSPHAEPRLVARTRGLDASSPVYRFASVQPAFNNVGQVAFLGSARDASERNVTTLWFWNGTDLRVIAQDGVGDIRQLEFFPPDMNDHGLVVFRAIDAANLRAVWVSDGNALKRVVSEHDLVDSDLGPARIDQETPSNPVFAGAPSINLRGDVALAAGLAPPDNDQEEWGTAVFIARASLAHTDGGTGEDPDSGTDGGTGTEPDAGPGEEPDGGAGEQDAGTEPDAGPGEEPDAGAGEQDAGTEPDAGPGEAPDSGTEPGTDAGSRQDAGTSPPPPPPDSGCGCQSASPAALLPWMLVGLMRVVVGRRRKGA, encoded by the coding sequence ATGTCACTCGCGGGACGGAAGTGGAGTGCGCGGGCCTGTCAGGTCCGTGGGAAGACGCTGGCGCTGGGGGTGCTCGCGCTGGCCGCGCCTGCCTGGGCGGCGATGCCCGAATACACCCTGGAGCTCCAGGCGCGGACCAACCTGCGAGGGAACGCGTCCGGCGCCTACAACCTGGCGCCGGGCAACCTGCTGGCGGGGAGTCTCCAGATACCGCTCACCGACGATGGGCAGCTTGCCTTCCGCCTGGCGATTACCCCCGAGGGACGCGAGGCGGTGTGGTGGGGCCGGGAGGGCACGGGGCAGCGCATCTACATGCTCCCGGACCTGGGTGAAGACGCCCGCCTCAGCGACCCGGGGCTCAGCTCCTCCGGCACGTTGACCTTCGCCGTCACCGGGGCTTCCGCGGCGAACCAGAACGGCATCTATCAGTTGAATGTCGCCAGTCCGGACACGGTGCGCATCGACCGCGTCCCGATTGGCGCCTCGAACTGGAGCAGCTTGCAGCTCAACGAGGCCGACAGGACCGGCTTTCGCGCTTCGTATGGGGGAGGAGGGCAATCCTATGTCGTCTCGGTCCAGAGCTCGGCGACCCTCCTGGCCAGCGACGAGGTCGCCGACAGCACGAGCCCCTATTCGTTCCTGTACTCACCCAGGCTGAACGACGGGGAGCAGATGGCGGGGGTGGTGGACCTCGCGTCCGCGTCCTCGGAGTTCTTCCAGGAGCTGCGCATCTTCAGCCCGCACGCGGAGCCGCGGCTCGTGGCGCGGACGCGTGGGCTGGACGCGAGCTCACCGGTGTACCGCTTCGCGTCCGTGCAGCCGGCGTTCAACAACGTGGGACAGGTGGCGTTCCTGGGGTCGGCCCGGGATGCGTCCGAGCGGAACGTCACGACGCTGTGGTTCTGGAATGGGACGGATTTGCGGGTGATTGCCCAGGACGGCGTGGGGGACATCCGGCAGTTGGAGTTCTTCCCGCCGGACATGAACGACCATGGGCTCGTGGTGTTCCGGGCCATTGACGCCGCGAACCTGCGCGCGGTGTGGGTCAGCGACGGCAATGCGCTGAAGCGGGTCGTGAGCGAGCACGACCTCGTGGACTCGGACCTGGGCCCGGCGCGCATCGACCAGGAGACGCCGTCCAACCCGGTGTTCGCTGGCGCGCCCAGCATCAACCTGCGGGGGGATGTCGCGTTGGCCGCGGGGCTGGCGCCGCCGGACAACGACCAGGAGGAGTGGGGCACGGCCGTGTTCATCGCGCGGGCGTCGCTCGCGCATACGGACGGCGGAACGGGTGAGGACCCGGACAGTGGAACCGATGGAGGCACTGGGACGGAGCCGGACGCGGGGCCGGGCGAGGAGCCGGATGGGGGCGCCGGTGAGCAGGATGCAGGCACGGAGCCGGACGCGGGCCCAGGTGAGGAGCCGGACGCGGGCGCTGGTGAGCAGGATGCAGGCACGGAGCCGGACGCCGGCCCGGGCGAAGCGCCTGACTCAGGGACGGAGCCGGGCACCGACGCCGGTTCAAGGCAGGACGCGGGGACGTCTCCGCCGCCCCCGCCTCCGGACAGCGGCTGCGGTTGCCAGTCCGCGTCTCCCGCCGCGCTGCTCCCGTGGATGCTCGTGGGGTTGATGCGGGTCGTCGTGGGCCGCCGCCGCAAGGGCGCGTAG
- a CDS encoding CBS domain-containing protein, whose protein sequence is MKKLRDVMTKDPTVINAKDSLKAAALKMREQNVGPLPVCDGERLTGIITDRDIVVRAVSQGKDPNGTTVAEAMTGQLEYAFEDEDLSVVAEMMRAKGVRRILALDRNKKLVGIVALSDLLEELAEAEVSETLETISTAPTPAAH, encoded by the coding sequence ATGAAGAAGCTACGAGACGTGATGACGAAGGACCCCACGGTCATCAACGCGAAGGACTCATTGAAGGCCGCCGCGTTGAAGATGCGCGAGCAGAACGTGGGCCCGCTGCCCGTGTGCGACGGTGAGCGGCTGACGGGCATCATCACCGACCGCGACATCGTGGTGCGGGCGGTGTCCCAGGGAAAGGACCCCAACGGCACGACGGTGGCGGAGGCGATGACGGGGCAGCTCGAATACGCCTTCGAGGACGAGGACCTCTCCGTGGTGGCGGAGATGATGAGGGCGAAGGGTGTCCGCCGCATCCTCGCGCTGGACCGGAACAAGAAGCTGGTGGGGATTGTCGCGCTGAGTGACTTGCTGGAGGAGCTGGCGGAGGCGGAGGTCAGTGAAACATTGGAGACCATCTCCACGGCGCCGACCCCCGCGGCGCACTGA
- a CDS encoding DUF2267 domain-containing protein produces MANIREEQAEAGERRGATPSLKEQRSESHAASTYAVFLKDLEANAGVVRDLAEKATQSVLCLLEQRLMDTEAKHLEAQLPRKVTDMLKRCPRHEGKVARKYKLEQFLAVVAEELDTTPNEAERLARAVFTTVRNHISEGEADDVMGQLPADLRSLWVPEA; encoded by the coding sequence ATGGCGAACATTCGTGAGGAACAGGCAGAGGCAGGGGAGCGCCGGGGCGCCACGCCCAGCCTCAAGGAGCAGCGCAGCGAATCACATGCGGCGAGCACCTATGCCGTCTTCCTGAAGGACCTCGAAGCCAACGCGGGCGTCGTCCGCGACCTGGCGGAGAAGGCGACGCAGTCCGTGCTGTGCCTGCTGGAGCAGCGCCTCATGGACACCGAGGCGAAGCACCTGGAGGCCCAGCTCCCGCGCAAGGTGACGGACATGCTGAAGCGGTGCCCCCGTCACGAGGGCAAGGTGGCCAGGAAGTACAAGCTGGAGCAGTTCCTCGCCGTGGTGGCCGAGGAGCTGGACACCACGCCCAACGAGGCCGAGCGCCTGGCCCGCGCCGTGTTCACCACGGTGCGCAATCACATCAGCGAGGGCGAGGCCGACGACGTCATGGGCCAGCTCCCCGCCGACCTGCGCTCGCTGTGGGTGCCCGAGGCCTGA